One Torulaspora globosa chromosome 5, complete sequence DNA window includes the following coding sequences:
- the ECM19 gene encoding Ecm19p (ancestral locus Anc_4.247) → MARLKGFDLLSLGVVSAAGVWMGIRFFEPLVIDRLREDGNLRTDIPVPEYDSNGDPVGSKPMSELRDELVAIQRREKQEADSQPPGSSAH, encoded by the coding sequence ATGGCAAGACTCAAGGGATTCGATCTGCTCTCACTCGGCGTAGTATCTGCAGCCGGTGTTTGGATGGGCATAAGGTTCTTCGAGCCTCTGGTCATTGACCGATTGAGAGAGGATGGGAACCTGCGAACAGACATACCGGTTCCAGAATACGACAGCAACGGCGATCCCGTCGGGTCGAAGCCGATGAGTGAACTAAGAGACGAATTGGTCGCGATCCAGAGACGAGAAAAGCAGGAAGCAGACAGTCAGCCACCAGGCTCATCTGCTCATTAG
- the SYO1 gene encoding Syo1p (ancestral locus Anc_4.248) encodes MGKSNKRSRASKARLNPIGSGRGEQLKDNGLVKKKLQPLLEKLHSAVPNDRAMALGSITVLCEDPYMRKLLLKERLVQTVLSKLLNDNNTDIVVESFGLLRNISLEEGYDVSTQLWRADIWISIDQGFSKLLESLSALQSAQGQAAKNSSESRRLLFDYADNLLSLVVALANGSDDILRQVLDRAKLERLFEVIIGLLQYGIAKLPLAVLNTVLDLLYDFSSESFQFIEAVAGNEYLAIFVRSLPDQMNTPGFNELTKVLIQGVYLQFLDMDITFQQANDIIHAVCNSIKDIDLEQVNKDLSAVCHDEELVKTKDSQVAQKIKHYTAARSNAMMKLQSIEISIDLITAIIEMIASLSEEKKGPLPNPLRETLMVYLPQVFDKLGGEFTSRILIAWNNLLWLYLTLEINFFKLEGEPYKNLWEFIHSVKEEEIDLKLGKLSVVWALLKTVTMQSEPNGWLSTLQLSNDMDFVNSTIESYNKDMSSSNITREDAIELGQRYCGVLSTYATFQQQIQINEVIGKFILEQLCSTNLPAVLLADYTNSLFEIYGDENFDYNQPVFVQNNFLDILQTKVVPNLRTQFKLVDKNKDPRTKERCTETFNTLDSFIQYKKNE; translated from the coding sequence ATGGGTAAGTCTAACAAAAGATCTAGAGCGTCTAAGGCGCGTTTGAACCCCATTGGCTCCGGTAGAGGtgagcaattgaaggataaTGggctggtgaagaagaagctgcagcCATTGCTGGAGAAGCTTCATAGCGCAGTACCCAATGATAGAGCTATGGCGTTGGGATCCATTACTGTTTTATGCGAGGACCCGTACATGCGGAAGCTGTTGCTTAAGGAAAGGCTGGTTCAGACAGTATTGAGTAAACTGCTGAACGACAATAACACGGATATTGTTGTGGAATCGTTTGGATTGCTGAGAAATATCTCGTTGGAGGAAGGATATGACGTGTCGACACAGCTGTGGCGGGCTGACATCTGGATCAGTATAGACCAGGGTTTTtccaagctgctggagtCGCTCTCGGCGTTGCAGAGCGCTCAAGGTCAAGCTGCGAAAAACTCTAGCGAGTCGAGAAGGTTGCTGTTTGACTATGCCGACAATTTGCTGTCGCTGGTGGTGGCCTTGGCTAACGGCTCAGATGACATTCTGCGGCAGGTGCTGGATCGTGCGAAGCTCGAGCGTTTGTTCGAGGTCATCATCGGCTTGCTGCAGTATGGAATTGCAAAACTGCCTCTGGCTGTGCTTAACACCGTTCTCGATCTTCTCTACGATTTCAGTTCGGAATCTTTCCAGTTCATCGAAGCTGTAGCGGGAAATGAATATCTGGCAATATTCGTAAGAAGCCTTCCGGATCAGATGAATACTCCAGGCTTCAACGAGCTGACCAAGGTGTTAATTCAGGGTGTGTACCTGCAATTCCTGGATATGGATATCACATTTCAGCAGGCAAACGATATCATTCACGCGGTTTGCAATTCGATAAAGGATATTGATCTTGAACAGGTCAACAAAGACCTATCGGCTGTGTGCCACGATGAGGAGCTCGTTAAGACTAAAGATTCGCAAGTCGCACAAAAGATAAAACATTACACAGCTGCTCGCAGTAACGCCATGATGAAACTGCAGAGCATAGAAATCTCGATCGACCTCATTACCGCTATCATCGAAATGATTGCTTCTCTGTCAGAGGAAAAGAAAGGACCACTGCCCAACCCGCTCCGGGAGACGCTAATGGTTTATCTGCCTCAGGTATTTGATAAATTGGGCGGAGAATTCACCTCACGTATTCTCATTGCATGGAATAACTTGCTATGGCTCTACCTGACGCTGGAaatcaattttttcaagctGGAAGGTGAACCTTATAAGAACTTATGGGAATTCATTCATTCCgtgaaagaagaagaaatcgacCTCAAGTTGGGAAAATTGAGCGTCGTTTGGGCGCTTTTAAAAACGGTTACCATGCAATCAGAACCTAACGGTTGGCTCTCGACTTTGCAGTTAAGCAATGATATGGACTTTGTCAACTCCACAATAGAGAGCTACAACAAGGACatgagcagcagcaatatTACTCGTGAAGATGCAATTGAGCTGGGTCAAAGGTATTGCGGCGTCCTGTCGACCTATGCTACATTCCAGCAACAAATTCAAATCAACGAAGTCATCGGTAAGTTCATATTGGAACAGCTATGCTCAACAAACCTGCCGGCGGTGCTACTGGCTGATTACACCAATTCATTGTTTGAAATTTACGGCGACGAAAACTTTGACTATAACCAACCGGTCTTTGTGCAGAACAACTTCCTGGATATACTGCAGACCAAAGTAGTACCCAACCTGAGGACTCAATTCAAGCTTGTGGATAAGAACAAGGATCCGCGGACCAAGGAAAGATGTACCGAAACCTTCAACACCTTGGACAGCTTCATCCaatacaagaaaaatgaATAG
- the STE23 gene encoding metalloendopeptidase (ancestral locus Anc_4.246), with product MSIALLHNLVRKNLNFTGELGSSGVIVGPLKEYRTMTTSSYKKFELDFIKPDLDDRAYRFIQLPNDLKALIIQDPTTDRAAAALDVNIGAFEDPEELPGLAHFCEHLLFMGSKKFPDENEYSSFLSKHGGSSNAYTGALNTNYYFEVNYEHLKGALDRFSGFFTGPLFNQNSTEKEINAVDSENKKNIQNDLWRLYQLDKSLSSSLHPYHKFSTGNLKTLDEIPKSQGVDVREKLLEFYNRCYSANLMKLCILGREDLDTLSEWAYELFKEVPNLARPLPEYKTSILNEEHLQKLILVKPVKDLRKLEVTFTVPDMDEHWESKPNHILSHLIGHEGSGSLLKCLKELGWANELSAGGHTVSKGNAFFCIDTDLTEQGLENYESVAHIIFQYIEMLKNSLPQEMIYLELEDIARASFKFKQKGSASSTVSSLSKALEKTYIPVQNILSTSLFSKYEPDMITKYVKSLKVENSRIMLISKSLETDLNEKWYGTEYAIKNFSTDLLKKLQHPGLNSKLHLPRPNEFIATNFQVEKLENVEPLEEPLLLEHNQIGKLWYKKDDRFWQPRGFIYSTLKLPHTYASVVNSMLTTVYVQMITDYLKDLQYDASCANLHLSFVKTNSGLDITISGFNDKLNILLTRFLEGLKNFRPDRKRFDIFKEKSKQHLKNQLLEIPYSQVSSLYASLINERSWTIKEKLDVIEKITFEQLENFIPQIYEELYFESLVHGNIKSEEAYQIHSLVQTLSPNDIRNPQTNNGRIRSYILPLGKAYRFEAELADPENVNSCIQYVIQLGVYDEEMSATGRLFAQMIHEPCFDNLRTKEQLGYVVFSSSLSNHGTVNIRILVQSEHTTPFLEWRIENFLEKFGESLREMSDQDFEKHKDALCKSLLQKYKNMKEESNVYTSAIYLGDYNFLHRQRQARIVSQLSKAELIKFYESRIIGPDASKLVLHLKSHIIAGSVDESTLDKALYPKGKLITDIGSFKSQMFIAPARQQPKVYTVHTPKL from the coding sequence ATGAGCATTGCTTTGCTTCATAATTTAGTCAGAAAGAACCTGAACTTTACCGGCGAATTGGGATCTAGTGGTGTAATTGTGGGCCCTTTGAAAGAGTACAGAACGATGACGACTTCGAGTTACAAAAAATTCGAGTTGGATTTCATCAAGCCTGATCTGGATGATAGAGCGTATCGGTTTATCCAGTTGCCCAATGACTTGAAGGCGTTAATTATTCAGGACCCAACGACGGATCGGGCGGCGGCCGCGCTAGATGTGAATATTGGTGCCTTCGAGGACCCGGAGGAGTTGCCCGGGTTAGCGCATTTTTGTGAGCATCTGCTGTTCATGGGATCTAAGAAGTTTCCCGACGAGAACGAATACTCTAGCTTTCTGAGCAAACACGGCGGATCTTCTAATGCGTACACTGGAGCTCTGAACACTAACTACTATTTCGAAGTGAACTATGAGCATCTGAAGGGCGCGTTGGACAGGTTTTCGGGATTCTTTACCGGTCCCTTGTTCAACCAAAACTCGACTGAAAAGGAGATCAACGCTGTTGACAgcgagaacaagaaaaatATCCAGAACGACCTTTGGAGGCTGTACCAGCTTGATAAGTCTCTATCAAGCTCGCTACATCCATACCACAAATTTTCTACCGGTAACTTGAAGACGTTGGATGAAATCCCGAAATCGCAAGGTGTCGACGTTCGTGAGAAGCTGTTGGAATTTTACAACAGATGCTACTCTGCGAATTTAATGAAGCTGTGTATTTTGGGCAGAGAAGATCTAGATACCTTGTCCGAGTGGGCATATGAACTGTTCAAAGAAGTGCCTAATTTGGCGCGCCCGTTGCCGGAATACAAGACGTCCATCCTTAACGAAGAGCATCTGCAGAAGTTGATCCTGGTAAAACCGGTGAAGGACCTGAGAAAGCTGGAAGTGACCTTCACGGTTCCTGACATGGACGAACACTGGGAGTCAAAGCCAAACCACATCTTAAGCCATTTGATAGGACACGAAGGTTCCGGCTCCCTGCTTAAATGCTTGAAAGAACTGGGTTGGGCTAATGAACTGTCGGCCGGCGGCCATACAGTGTCTAAAGGTAAcgctttcttctgcatcgACACAGATTTAACCGAACAAGGACTGGAAAACTACGAAAGCGTTGCGCATATTATCTTTCAATATATCGAAATGTTAAAGAACTCGCTGCCACAAGAAATGATATATCTCGAACTAGAAGATATAGCCAGAGCTTccttcaagttcaaacaGAAGGGAAGCGCTTCGAGTACTGTCTCTTCTCTCTCAAAGGCCTTGGAAAAGACATATATCCCGGTGCAGAATATATTGAGTACCAGCTTGTTTTCGAAGTATGAACCTGACATGATAACTAAGTATGTGAAGTCTCTCAAAGTCGAGAATAGCCGCATTATGCTAATTTCCAAGTCTTTAGAAACTGATCTAAATGAGAAATGGTATGGGACTGAGTATGCCATCAAAAACTTTAGCACTGActtattgaagaaactgcaaCATCCAGGATTGAATTCAAAATTGCACCTACCTCGTCCTAACGAATTCATTGCCACCAACTTTCAAGTTGAAAAACTCGAAAACGTGGAACCATTAGAAGAACCCCTACTCTTGGAGCACAACCAAATTGGCAAATTATGGTACAAAAAAGATGATAGGTTTTGGCAACCGAGGGGCTTCATTTATTCGACTTTGAAATTACCTCACACCTATGCTAGCGTCGTGAACAGCATGCTAACCACGGTTTATGTTCAAATGATCACCGActatttgaaagatctgcAATACGACGCTTCGTGTGCTAACTTACACCTGTCATTCGTCAAGACAAACAGCGGTTTAGATATAACGATATCTGGATTCAATGATAAGCTGAATATACTTTTAACACGTTTCTTAGAAGgcttgaagaacttcaGACCTGACAGGAAAAGGTTTGACATTTTCAAGGAAAAGTCCAAAcagcatttgaaaaatcagtTACTTGAGATTCCATATTCTCAAGTTTCTTCCCTATACGCTTCATTGATAAATGAAAGATCGTGGACTATTAAAGAAAAGCTTGACGtaattgaaaagatcacATTTGAACAATTGGAGAACTTTATTCCCCAAATATACGAAGAACTGTATTTTGAGTCCCTAGTTCATGGTAATATAAAATCAGAGGAGGCATACCAGATTCATTCACTGGTTCAGACCCTTTCTCCGAATGACATTAGGAACCCACAAACCAACAATGGCAGGATTAGATCTTACATCCTTCCCTTGGGTAAAGCCTATAGATTCGAAGCAGAACTAGCAGACCCAGAGAACGTCAATTCCTGCATTCAATATGTGATTCAACTGGGTGTCTACGACGAGGAAATGTCCGCCACCGGGCGGTTGTTCGCTCAGATGATACACGAACCTTGCTTCGACAACCTCAGAACCAAGGAACAACTCGGCTACGTTGTCTTCAGCTCAAGCCTCAGTAACCACGGTACCGTCAACATTCGTATTCTGGTGCAATCGGAACACACGACTCCCTTCCTAGAATGGAGGATCGAAAACTTCCTCGAGAAATTTGGCGAATCCTTGCGAGAAATGTCGGATCAGGACTTTGAGAAGCACAAGGATGCCTTGTGCAAGAGCTTGCTACAAAAATACAAGAACATGAAGGAGGAAAGCAACGTATACACGTCTGCCATCTACTTGGGAGACTACAATTTCCTCCATCGTCAAAGACAGGCTCGCATCGTATCGCAACTAAGCAAAGCGGAGCTCATAAAGTTCTATGAATCGCGTATCATTGGACCCGATGCCTCCAAACTCGTATTGCACCTGAAGTCTCACATCATTGCCGGAAGTGTCGACGAGTCAACCTTGGACAAAGCCCTCTACCCTAAGGGCAAGTTGATCACAGACATTGGCAGTTTCAAATCTCAGATGTTTATCGCCCCGGCTCGCCAACAACCCAAGGTCTACACGGTTCACACGCCCAAACTGTAG